The following nucleotide sequence is from Photobacterium gaetbulicola Gung47.
GCCGCCGCCCTGTTGCTGGAAGTTAACTTGGGCGCGACAGCTATCGGTACCGGCCTGAATGCTGCCGAAGGCTATCAAGAGTTAGCAGTCAAATACCTTGCTGAAGCTACGGGGCTGGCCTGCGTTCCATCAGAAGACCTGATCGAAGCAACCTCTGACTGTGGTGCCTATGTAACTGTCCACGCTGCATTGAAACGCCTTGCCGTTAAACTGTCAAAAGTTTGTAACGACCTGCGTCTGCTATCTTCTGGTCCTCGTGCTGGCCTCAACGAAATCAACTTGCCTGAAATGCAGGCCGGCTCATCGATTATGCCAGCCAAAGTCAACCCAGTGATCCCAGAAGTCGTGAATCAGGTGTGCTTCAAAGTGATCGGCAACGACACCACGGTAACATTTGCCGCCGAAGCCGGTCAGTTGCAGCTGAATGTCATGGAGCCTGTGATTGGCCAAGCTGTTTTTGAGTCGATTGAGCTACTGGGCAATGCCTGTATCAACCTGGCAGATAAGTGCATCAGCGGTATTACTGTCAACAAAGAGGTCTGCGAGCACTTCGTATTTAACTCAATCGGCATTGTGACTTACCTAAACCCGTTCATTGGTCACCACGAAGGCGATATCATCGGTAAAATCTGTGCCGAAACAGGCCGAAGTGTTAAAGATGTCGCCCTTGAGCGTAACTTGCTTGGCGAAGAGCAACTGGACGAAATCTTCTCGGTGAACAACCTGATGCATCCTGAATACAAAGCCAAACTGTACAGCTAAAATGAAATTGAGGGGCTTTATCAAGCCCCTTTTTTATTTGTCAGTTAACCTGTTTGCGATATTAACTACGCCCCTAAGTTTCTGCAGTAAGGCAACGAAGATAGTCTTCTATGTCGACCATCACTGCGAAACATCTAACAAACTTTGACCGGTCAACTCGCTTATTGGGCATATTTTGCTCAATTCATTCCACATAGTCTCACAGGAGGAATGTAATTTTGAATAATAACGATAAACATACAAATCCAGGGCAACCGGCTCCCTCTGCGGCAATATTTTCAACTGTCCTGAGGCTAATTCGTCTTTTATGGCATAATCAGGTAACCAGCTGATCCCCTTACCTTGTAAAACCAAGGCCTTAATAAAATCAGTCATCGACGAAGAACACACGGTATTATTGGTTAACTTGCTATTAGCACGATGAAGTGCCCTTCCCATATAACTTTCCGGTGTATAATCAAGGCATGGTACATCATCACTATTGGCCAAATCGAACAGTACTTCACCATTTTCATCGACCGCCGATACACAATACAGATAACTGCGACCAAGATAAATTGAGCGGTATGGAGCAACCTGTAACCTGTCTTCGTAAAACGAAAACAAGAAATCACATTTACCGTCTATAAGTAGCTCAACAGCATCATCAACTTCGTTGGCAACAACGGATAACCGGGTATTTAACTGAGGATCGAGCAGGCATGAATGCAGCTTCGGTAGCAAACTAATGGATATCGAGTGAGCAGCGCTCAGACGTACTGTATGCCTACCATCAAAAGAGCTGCCAGCAAGACGGCTGACTTCTTCATCTATCTGCTGGAGAATAGACAGCGCTGTCGTTTTAAATTGCTTACCGCACAGGGTGAGCTCTATTGGTGTTTTGCTGCGTTCAATTAACACCAGCCCTAACTCAGCCTCCAGCGACTTAATCCTGCGGCTGAATGCTGGTTGGGTAACATTACGGACAGCTGCAGCATGGGAGAAGTTTTTTAACTCCGCAAGAGTCAGAAAGTCTTGCAGCCATTTTGTCTCTATGTTTTTCATTTATTTAACTCAATTAGCATCTATCTATGGCAGTCGTCATCCTCTAACAACCCAACGAAATCAACGGCTATTAGCAAGATAATGATAAGTCAGTCGCAGAAAGCTGTAAGGATCGGTTAGTTATTAACATCTGTCTATTAAGTTGATCACAATCCCTGAATTTCTCTTGATGCATTTTAATAACCAAGCCTTTTTTTTCTGCATTTCACAAGCCATCAGAATAATCATACCATCCAGTTGTAACATTAATAACACTGACTCATCTTTTGTATTAACAATATACAAAGCATGACAGTTTAAAAATCATTCTAATTATTAATTATTTAACCAATAAAATTAACAAACCTACACCTTGCTATATGAACTCTGTATCCTAATAAATAAAAAGGTCAACAAGATGAACTTAATTATTAAGTTATTGTGTGGAATATTCGTCGGTATTCTCATGGGTATGTTTGCCCCTGAAGTTATGGTCCAAGCCCTAATTACAGCTAAATATTTAGTTAGCCAGTTAATTAAATTCACCATCCCGCTTCTTATCCTGTTCTATGTCACCAGCGGTATTGCCAGTCTACCCAAAAACTCCGGCAAATTACTGAGCAAAACCGTTGGATTAGCTTATATATCGACCTTGGGAGCAGGTATTCTTGCCTTTATGGTCGCCAAGAGCCTGTTTCCTGCCCTACTCAGCGGTGCTGGCCAACTGCCTGAAGCTGAAACCGTTTTATCCCCGTTCTTAGAGCTTCAGATCCCGCCGATCATGAACATCATGACGGCTCTAACAGTCGCCTTCATTTTTGGCTTGGGCATCTCCAACACCGGTGCTGAAA
It contains:
- a CDS encoding aspartate ammonia-lyase (COG1027); translation: MTDNFNKTRIEEDLLGKREIPADAYYGIHTLRAYENFNISSTKISDVPEFVRGMVFTKKAAAKANMELGTIPSDVGQYIIQACDLILNTGKCMDQFISDVYQGGAGTSVNMNANEVIANVALELKGNEKGEYHIINPNDHVNKSQSTNCAYPTGFRVAVYNSIIKMIDSIEYLRTAFDAKSEEYHDTLKMGRTQLQDAVPMTVGQEFHAFSTLLKEEVKNLKYAAALLLEVNLGATAIGTGLNAAEGYQELAVKYLAEATGLACVPSEDLIEATSDCGAYVTVHAALKRLAVKLSKVCNDLRLLSSGPRAGLNEINLPEMQAGSSIMPAKVNPVIPEVVNQVCFKVIGNDTTVTFAAEAGQLQLNVMEPVIGQAVFESIELLGNACINLADKCISGITVNKEVCEHFVFNSIGIVTYLNPFIGHHEGDIIGKICAETGRSVKDVALERNLLGEEQLDEIFSVNNLMHPEYKAKLYS
- a CDS encoding transcriptional regulator (COG0583), whose translation is MKNIETKWLQDFLTLAELKNFSHAAAVRNVTQPAFSRRIKSLEAELGLVLIERSKTPIELTLCGKQFKTTALSILQQIDEEVSRLAGSSFDGRHTVRLSAAHSISISLLPKLHSCLLDPQLNTRLSVVANEVDDAVELLIDGKCDFLFSFYEDRLQVAPYRSIYLGRSYLYCVSAVDENGEVLFDLANSDDVPCLDYTPESYMGRALHRANSKLTNNTVCSSSMTDFIKALVLQGKGISWLPDYAIKDELASGQLKILPQREPVALDLYVYRYYSKLHSSCETMWNELSKICPISELTGQSLLDVSQ